Proteins found in one Triticum urartu cultivar G1812 chromosome 4, Tu2.1, whole genome shotgun sequence genomic segment:
- the LOC125551425 gene encoding uncharacterized protein LOC125551425 isoform X1: MCHRSRSSSSSWHARRHPRTSFLLLARALPSPRLLPPPGTHASFLLLAPVPPPPHLLPPPSTRATAALPYSSCHARRRPDLPCRTLLPGSCRRPDHISTSSGHRRAPSPPAPTPRISSWWGFITTVPDHPRPFNATNPVRSLQQHPGSGYHHVVPTVTFDGAPRLSPAAGRPTYCTMEVEIKHPPKHIVGVHERGSRGWLDPVGGVDSIHEREHPTSGVATSSFCRSPPPASVGRAPSPDSRSRHAVHRRHHSLFIADNRGRSTAQRRDLAFPLPLYIMRRFVDAQQSLQTAMLNNVNSSGSLDWSWYRIHLKLGLGTGYILSWSSSLSRAGGEGRTSWCMMEKIASSCLDVQHTLLSFHLCSG, translated from the exons ATGTGTCACCGGTCCcgctcctcttcctcctcctggCACGCGCGCCGCCACCCCCGCACCTCCTTCCTCCTCCTGGCACGTGCGCTACCGTCCCcgcgcctccttcctcctcctggCACCCatgcctccttcctcctcctagcACCCGTGCCGCCGCCCCCGCacctccttcctcctcctagcACGCGCGCCACGGCCGCActtccttactcctcctgccatGCGCGCCGCCGCCCTGACCTTCCCTGCCGCACTCTCCTCCCAGGCTCCTGCCGCCGCCCCGACCACATCTCCAccagctccggccaccgccgcgcCCCATCTCCCCCGGCTCCCACACCGCGCATCTCGTCCTGGTGGGGCTTCATAACCACAGTACCGGACCACCCCAGGCCATTCAACGCCACCAACCCGGTCCGTTCATTGCAGCAACACCCAGGATCTGGCTACCACCATGTCGTTCCCACGGTGACGTTCGATGGAGCACCTCGTCTCTCTCCTGCTGCAGGGAGGCCCACCTACTGCACTATGGAG GTAGAGATTAAACATCCCCCGAAGCACATCGTCGGTGTCCATGAGCGGGGCTCCCGTGGATGGCTGGATCCTGTCGGCGGCGTCGATAGCATCCACGAGCGCGAGCACCCCACATCCGGC GTCGCGACCTCTTCCTTCTGTAGGTCACCGCCTCCTGCTTCTGTAGGCCGTGCCCCATCCCCCGATTCCCGCAGCAGACATGCCGTTCACCGCCGGCACCACAGTCTGTTCATTGCCGACAACCGAGGCCGTTCAACGGCGCAACGACGAGATCTAGCCTTCCCCCTTCCTCTTTACAT TATGAGAAGATTTGTAGATGCACAACAGAGTTTGCAGACTGCCATGTTAAACAATGTCAACAG TTCTGGTTCTCTAGATTGGTCTTGGTACAGGATACATCTTAAGCTTGGTCTTGGTACAGGATACATCTTAAGCTGGAGTTCGTCGCTAAGCAG GGCTGGGGGAGAAGGCAGAACCTCTTGGTGCATGATGGAAAAAATTGCAAGTTCTTGTTTGGATGTTCAGCATACCCTTCTCTCATTTCATTTATGTTCAGGATAG
- the LOC125551425 gene encoding uncharacterized protein LOC125551425 isoform X2 — protein sequence MCHRSRSSSSSWHARRHPRTSFLLLARALPSPRLLPPPGTHASFLLLAPVPPPPHLLPPPSTRATAALPYSSCHARRRPDLPCRTLLPGSCRRPDHISTSSGHRRAPSPPAPTPRISSWWGFITTVPDHPRPFNATNPVRSLQQHPGSGYHHVVPTVTFDGAPRLSPAAGRPTYCTMEVEIKHPPKHIVGVHERGSRGWLDPVGGVDSIHEREHPTSGVATSSFCRSPPPASVGRAPSPDSRSRHAVHRRHHSLFIADNRGRSTAQRRDLAFPLPLYIMRRFVDAQQSLQTAMLNNVNSSGSLDWSWYRIHLKLGLGTGYILSWSSSLSRWRCVYVYMCSGDRRTYLVVCVCCCILFQPL from the exons ATGTGTCACCGGTCCcgctcctcttcctcctcctggCACGCGCGCCGCCACCCCCGCACCTCCTTCCTCCTCCTGGCACGTGCGCTACCGTCCCcgcgcctccttcctcctcctggCACCCatgcctccttcctcctcctagcACCCGTGCCGCCGCCCCCGCacctccttcctcctcctagcACGCGCGCCACGGCCGCActtccttactcctcctgccatGCGCGCCGCCGCCCTGACCTTCCCTGCCGCACTCTCCTCCCAGGCTCCTGCCGCCGCCCCGACCACATCTCCAccagctccggccaccgccgcgcCCCATCTCCCCCGGCTCCCACACCGCGCATCTCGTCCTGGTGGGGCTTCATAACCACAGTACCGGACCACCCCAGGCCATTCAACGCCACCAACCCGGTCCGTTCATTGCAGCAACACCCAGGATCTGGCTACCACCATGTCGTTCCCACGGTGACGTTCGATGGAGCACCTCGTCTCTCTCCTGCTGCAGGGAGGCCCACCTACTGCACTATGGAG GTAGAGATTAAACATCCCCCGAAGCACATCGTCGGTGTCCATGAGCGGGGCTCCCGTGGATGGCTGGATCCTGTCGGCGGCGTCGATAGCATCCACGAGCGCGAGCACCCCACATCCGGC GTCGCGACCTCTTCCTTCTGTAGGTCACCGCCTCCTGCTTCTGTAGGCCGTGCCCCATCCCCCGATTCCCGCAGCAGACATGCCGTTCACCGCCGGCACCACAGTCTGTTCATTGCCGACAACCGAGGCCGTTCAACGGCGCAACGACGAGATCTAGCCTTCCCCCTTCCTCTTTACAT TATGAGAAGATTTGTAGATGCACAACAGAGTTTGCAGACTGCCATGTTAAACAATGTCAACAG TTCTGGTTCTCTAGATTGGTCTTGGTACAGGATACATCTTAAGCTTGGTCTTGGTACAGGATACATCTTAAGCTGGAGTTCGTCGCTAAGCAG ATGGAGATGTGTGTATGTATACATGTGTTCTGGAGATAGGAGAACTTATCTGGTGGTGTGTGTGTGCTGCTGCATCCTCTTCCAGCCGCTCTAA